A stretch of DNA from Xiphias gladius isolate SHS-SW01 ecotype Sanya breed wild unplaced genomic scaffold, ASM1685928v1 HiC_scaffold_83, whole genome shotgun sequence:
tctgttcaaaatgaagctggaaccagcagctggttagcctagcttagtgtaaacaggtggaaacagctaccctggttctttccaaaggtaaaaagaatcacctaccagcaccactaaagctcactaattaagacattatatctgttttggtttacattattcaaaatccaaagtgttaaaacctgaatttgtggatttatggaGGATTACAGCTGGACCTATTTCCCGACAGGAAGTGGTGgcatcctggagtctccactggtttgcCCTGCAAGAGTCTTGTCATCCCTAAGTTAGCTCAaataagctaacctgctgctagctgtagcttcatactgaacagacaaaccggtcagttcaaaccagtttccagaactgtaaattCTTACTTTTAGTTACCGGTCAATgatatctcatttgaaaaatgtagtccTGCAGGTCGATACTGAACCTGCACTTCATGTAAATCTGAGTTGactcagtttcctccagcatggcacattacattaaacactgctttgtgacaACCAGGTCCAACAGTCAACACCGTATTTTGACAGCCAATTAACGTCAGCCAGTAGCTAGAAACATTGTAATGCAGGTGGCTCTACTGTATTGCtgatgattgaaaacaaagggctcttgtgttatttattccaaAGTCACCCGGGGTTCAGGGAATATTCTTCCCTCTGGAAACATTGCTGCCACTAACACGCCCTCGAAGGTTCCTGGGCTCGATTCATTTATGCCATTAATACAATCTGGCTGCTGGCACCAGGACGAGCTGAGGGGTTGAAGCTCTCTTGCTCCGTGcgctcaatacacacacacacacacacacacacttaatgaccagatagactgaagtgagaattaattataaaaaaagttttccaatacacttttggggaaaaaagatgaaaaatgtagctCAATGACCATgagtttccatgcatttctaTGGGAATGGCTTAACTCTGATGATCGAATGAACCCTGTCCCTTTTTGAGTTGTCTCaaccactaacacacacacacacacacacactaaaaaagcacacgcacgcacacattaTGACTACGAATACGgcaattctgtttattattatattacataaacatcttgaaatctgtacaaaagatAGCTGATATtcaactgaatttcaaaatatctgactttaaaattcaaaagcagtgaatttcaaatgttatgcataaaatatttcacaattcagtAGTTCACCAACAGTATTCCATAAACTCATGCACAGTGTAATTATGAGGACTATTTAACGTCAAAACCTTAAATTGCACaattgtaaagcagtttgattgatCATCCACAACAGTGTTCAGCAATTCTTTGCTTGGTGACAGCTCCTTATCTGGGGGTGGAAGCCTCTCTTGCCTTTCTTCATGACAGCATGTGAGCTGAATTTATGAAGCCAGAATTCTCTGGAGCAAAAGGTGTaaagtctgaacaaaagaaatgactgacctactgtacatatgctctgtatgtgtgtgtgtgtgtgtgtgtgtgtgtgtgtgtgtgtgtgtgtgtgtgtgtgtgtgtgtgtgtgtgcacttgtctttatttgtccAGACATGGGGAGCGACCCATGGTGGATGTGTTTGATATGGCCAGGCTGCGGCTCCAAGCTCCAGTCCGAAGGCCCAACTCCAGAAACATGGATCCCAGAAACCTGCTGCGAATCCACGACTCCCTTCAGCTTAAATACGCAGGTAACACACCGGTTTTAGAATTTTAACTGCACtccactgcaaatcaataataTCAGCCATAAATTGTTGGTATCTGTATTTGCGAGTCAGATGAGAAGTCCAGGCTGGGCTCCAGTGAGGTTCCAAAGCTGGAGGAAGTGGGTGTGACCAGCAGGAGAAGGCATGACTACAGGGATCCAAATCGCCAGTTCAGCAGCCAGAGGTCTACAGTTCAGGACGGTTAGCTCCTtacatgttaaaattaaaaaaaaaaaaaaaaaaaatcctatttatcCCGTTGCAGTTGTTTCAGTTGGAGAGTTGCCTGgaaagacagtttattttttgttcgtGTATATTTTACCAGGTTGACAGAtggagattttctttggttaatGTGGATGTTGAGGATAAAATGTCTTCTATGGCCCCATTTCTACTTGGTGATCTGTATCTGGGCACATTATCAGGACAGTGACATCCACGGGTCTTTgcatttactcctttttttcacaaccattttgcatttgcagcaaaGAGAGTAAACAATGTTCTTCTTGTGTCACAGATTATCTTGACCTGTCTCCACCACAGCAAAATGATTATCTGGTGAGTTGAAAAGAGATAATGTTTTGATAGATCAAGCACCTATGCTTGAGAGATTCTACAATAATCTGCTTCAGAAATTCTCTACATGgaatatatatactatattaacTGACTGTAACTATCAGAGTTGAATTATGAAAagagttgtgtgtatgttgcagaAGAGTGTGATGGGGGGATCTGCAAGAGGTTCTCTGCTGGAGTCAGAGAGTGCATTCATTGGTAAGACCACCATGAAATCAAGATGTGcaactcttttcttttgtatcacGGTCACTAAAATTACACAGCTAGTGCAAATTAGggctggatgaaaaaaacatttccgattaatctgatttttcatttgaatgatccAGTATTGATTCTTAACATCCCAACACTgatctttgcatttgcagcTTTCTCAGTAAACGTGCATCTGTGCTAAGTGTTCTGTGTATGCAGTGGTTACTTGTAAGTGGTTCAGTTAGGGCTGCACCATATGTTAAATGTCTACTTTGTTGCAATCAAATTATTCCAACGTGTGGATGTGAATGTGGACGTGAATAGTTAGTCCATGTAGACCCGCTGCCGTTTACAGGACGGTCACGCATTAGGATGGTTAGCTGACTTTGGCTTTCGAATCTAGAGATCGTATCCACGGAGGGATAGACTGCAAGAAAACTCAATGATatgatgtctgtttgtgtttgttgaagagatattatTTCTGACTATGAGATGCGAGGCCGTGGATGCCGAATGAGCAGTGTGTGGATTGTACTTATTGAGTCTGGCCCTGCCAACGAGCTAACTACAGAAATGTACGGGCTTAAATTAGTTTCAATAAGATTTGAGCTTGTAAAGGGATGTTTGAAAATCCACCTtagtaaacctgtaaaataaattgacatGAGACATTCAAGTTTGATCGTgtgtagaaaacatttgaatttgttttttgttttttttaaaaaactgaataaaatcttGGAGGAAATGGAATCGGTGTTGAGGttacacagagacactgtgggggaggggggagtgCTTTTGTTGAACATCTGTATACAGATACGAAGCAATAAGCTGTGTGTAAAACTCAGCGCTCAaagttcccacactgtgtgtgacgctgaagttacaagtaaaaggttTTTTCCGTCTTCACACCTGAATCTGATAGGACAGTGACAATCCAATCACAAGGTAGAGTCTACTTGTCCAATCGAACGTGTAGTAGACTTTCAAGATGGCTGACCAAGTGAGCTCTTGCGTGATCCAGGTGggtttaattatatttgatgatgctgtagaaaataatggtaaacgtttcatgtgctgtgtgtgtatgcagaggtGTCTTTGCTTAACCTAATatcatttgttcagtttttttaaacaaatacaagaatTGAAATCAAAcgattctggactttgtgaatcaaaatcaaattgaattgggAGACAATGCCCATATCCAGCCCTAGTACAGACTTGACAGTGAATTGGGTTTCGGGGGGGTCACTCAAGATCTGAATTTTCACAGCACACATCCATCCAAAACTCCTGGGGCTACTACAACACTgatggatggtttttttttcccccctctccttctctggaGTACAAACCTCACTTTACCGTCACCAGTCTTGTCACCATGTACACctatcaaacatttaaaatgttgcctgTGGTCTAGAGGCAGAAAGttaatattttgatactttgaaCACAATGCGATCTTCTGTTAGACCATCCTAAACCAATACTGGTCTCTGCTGTCAGTGGTAAAGCTCAAATCATGCTTGTTTATCTTGAAGAacttacttactacttacttaACCTACTTACTACTAAATGtaccataaaacaaatttacatctATAACATGTGTTGCTCAATGAAGGACAAATAATTGAACTTGTCGATAGTTATTTAAGGATCTAGTATCACCAGGATGATATAACTATAAAGGAATGGAACCATACTTTGAAACTAACTATAGTGTAATACATCCCCAAAGTTTATGTAAAGATGCCTGGGACTAAGTTTgctttttgtgggtgtgtgtatgtttgttgagACCCCCTAGGTGATGCCTTTCCAGTCCCCCGCACCCCAGAGTTTGAGAAGACCCCCCAGCTGTCGgccagggagaggaggaggctggccAAACAGTCACAGCACCCTCTGgtacacttttctttttttttttacccaccaATACACACCTGGCAGGTTACTTATGTGTTATGGTGTATCCTGTGAGCTCTAAAGCTACAGTTAAGTGAGCTAcaacctttattattattattattattattattattattattattatttttaaatcatgcagTCTTATTGTTATGTCCGGTGGTTGGTTCAGGAACGAGCTGCTTCCAGCCAGTCCACTGGCCAAGATGACTACTCCACTCACACAGGTAacaggctgcagcaggagcaaggaggtgaaggaaggaGCCGGTACAGGACAGGTCGTCTGATGGCTCTCAGTCGTCGTGGATACACTGCCGGTGCGACTTGAAAGACTAATTTCTGTTGGTCCTTATGTTTTGTATACATATAGTGCATTcctaaagtattcagactctttcacttccttcacattttgttatatgttgcatccttatgctaaaatcgtccctcatcaatctacactcagtaccccatagtgacaggaagagtcctggttgttccaaatgtcttttattgaagaattatggaggccactctGCTCTTGCTAACCttttcaatgcagcagaattattattattattattatgattattattattattttatttatgtatttatttatttatttgggtaGCCATTCAGCTGTGCCTCAAAACAATCCTGTCTCGGAGCTCTGCAGACAGTTTCTTCATCCGCATGGTTTGGTTTGCTCTGATGTACGTTGTCAGCTGTGAGGCCTTATATAGACAGGCATGGTTCTTTCCAAATCACGTCCAGTCAATTGactttaccacaggtggactccaatcaaggtgtagaaacatgatcaagagaaatgggaggcaactgagctaaatttcaagtggcatagcaaagggtctgagtacttatttcagtgtttatttttccattttgacttttttaataaatttgcagacatttcaaaattctgttttcactttgtcattatggggtattgagtggagattgataaaatgtgaagataGTGAAGGGGTAtgagtactttctgaatgcaaggtgtttcagttttgttgtattaaaagaaatatcaggAGTATTTTTCATAGATGTCTGATTAAATGTCTACATTAGAGCTTTAATGGGTTTCAAAAGCCCAAAAGTCATTATATTCAGCCAGTATTCAAATAACCATGGAAACGGTTTATTCTAGTTGGATAAAGAATTAGTCACCATTTTTACgcaacaaatatttatgtacatacCAAACACTGAGTTCTGCAGTAGTCCATGCAGGGTGATGCTCTAATGCAAGGCTTGGTTTTAAGATGTAATACTATTAGTGTTTGACTCTGACTCCTTGCTCCTGTTCTTCAGGACCAGTGGATCGGTCTGATGACGACTCCTTCCCTCCTCAATTTTCTCTCCACAATCTTAACCATCCGAGCTCCGTAGAAACTGTCGCCACAGATCCCTGGATGCGGCCAGGAACATCGGACACACTGAAATGTTCGGACCGTCCATCAAGGAGGGAGTGGTTGGCAACATAGGACCGACCCTGTTGCTCAAACCTGAGAGGTTCCTCGTACTTTTGGAAGTCAGTTGTAGCACAGACTTCCCTGTCTTTGAATTATGAGACTAGGACGGGTTTTAACTCGTGGCTTTTGTGACAAATGGATGCAAGTATGAATGACAAATGATACCtgttatgtacttttatttgaccaatgactaaattatgttttaaataaatgtataattataaaCTGAGTTGATACTTTGCATCCTTTGACAAGTCCATCACAGCCTCAATTCTACAAAAGTTTAACGGGATGTTTTCCAACACAttacttttataatatttaagatCATTCATAGTTTGATGATCTCTGCAATATCTTTCTGGTCAGCAGCcaaattagcttagcttagcttagactGGAAATTGGGGAGGGATGGTAGCCTGGCTctttcaaaggtaacaaaatcagcctaccagcacctctaaagccgACTAATttacatgtcatcactgttttacatgtttatgtcacttttgtttTAGTCCATACACAAATGTCAGGCTGTGGTTGGTGACTAtgtgctggactgtttcttCGCTAgacacagtgacttcctgtcaAGATATagtaaattgtatattttccaaaatgtccaactattcctctAACTCATTAATgactaaaaattatatttagtatGTTGAGGAGAAGCcccattgatttgattttaattaatgaattttccTTAAGAGGTGGAGACACAGAATTTGCTGTGGAAACTGTCGACATTTTGCTACAtggcaaaatcaacattttcgacaacacacatttatcatGCCTTAATTGGTAGACAAATTAGATTTTCTCTCGGGTAGGTTCTCTGAATTTTCTCGAATTCAGCGGCGaagggtgctttggcaaagttgctaaaggtgtgaatttaatcacagcacaggaCGTGGCCCTCAAGATCTTGAAAACCGAAGAAACCGCTAAAAGagaggtaatttatttaatgcgtTTTGATAAttaggtttttcatgttttcttgcttATGTTTTGCTTATTAAATGAACTTCATCTAGAATGCTAAGTACCTATgtcatttttcctattttccccaCAGATCAAAATGCTTGAAGCAGTGAGCGTTCTTGACCCAGCCATGAAGAATGTGGTTCATTTCTTTgagcagtttcaacacaaaggacatacctgtctagtgtttgaaatgctggacaggagtcTTTTACAACTGCTCAGCGAACAGCAAGGGACGCCACTCTCTCTCCATGAGATACGGCCAATAACCCACCAGGTAAAGACtgtggctttgatcaatctATCAACAAGTAACGGCAAGATACTCAGCCAGCTGGGAAAGAAGTTACATACTGAAGTAACataactgtatttcttcttGATCTGTTTAAGCCTGCACCCTGGTCAATGGTAACTTTAACCGTCTACATTGtgtcctttgtctctgcagttgctgatgGCCTTGGATGCTCTGAAGGGCATTGGTGTGGTTCACTCagacctgaagccagacaatataatgctggCAAACCATCTGAGTGAgcccttcagaataaaactgataGATTTTGGCGTGTCGTTCAGTGTCCGAGAAGAGGTATTTGGGAAGACAATTCAGCCTCTGGGTTACAGGTAGGTTCAATTTGCAAAGCtcatcttttaacatgtttgcaattgtgtgtttatgctgtaaatgatccagcAGAGGCTGTGTCAGTCGTCAGTACATATGCTGAATTTGACAGtgtacttaatagctcttgtgACTCTTGTACGATACACACAGGGCACCTGAAGTCACCCTGGGCCTCCCCTT
This window harbors:
- the LOC120787921 gene encoding centrosome and spindle pole associated protein 1-like, with the translated sequence MVDVFDMARLRLQAPVRRPNSRNMDPRNLLRIHDSLQLKYADEKSRLGSSEVPKLEEVGVTSRRRHDYRDPNRQFSSQRSTVQDDYLDLSPPQQNDYLKSVMGGSARGSLLESESAFIDPLGDAFPVPRTPEFEKTPQLSARERRRLAKQSQHPLERAASSQSTGQDDYSTHTGNRLQQEQGGEGRSRYRTGRLMALSRRGYTAGPVDRSDDDSFPPQFSLHNLNHPSSVETVATDPWMRPGTSDTLKCSDRPSRREWLAT